From the genome of Treponema peruense:
GTGAATAAACTGCAGGAAACCCGTTACTTCCTGCGGCTAAAATGAATTCAGAGGTTTAAAATGTACGCAGTTGTTGAGTATAAAGGCAATCAGTACAAGGCAGAAAAAGATGCCGTTCTTCAGGTATCAAAGATTAATGACGCTAAGCCGGGCGACACAGTTACTATCGATACTGTTCTCCTTGTAAGCGACGGAGACAAAATTTCTGTCGGAACACCTTATGTTAAGGGTGCAAAGGTTACTGTAGAAGTTGGCGAGACATTCAAGGATAAGAAAGTTCTTGTATTCAAGTATAAGTCAAAGAAGGACTATCACCGTCTTATCGGTCACCGTGAGCAGTATACTACGGTTACTGTAAAGGACGTAGTTCTGGCATAAGGTGACTGAAGTTCTGTTGGTTTGCAGGGCGGATGGTGCCTTCAGAAGCTGCCGTGCTTCGGGACATGCACTGTTCGCATCCAGGGGAAATGATATTGTTTGTGCAGCAGAGACAATAATTCTGCGTACGGCAATAGATTTTCTTGAGCATTCCGGCGGAATTCTGGTTACAAAAGACACTGCTTCACGCGGAAAACTTTTGTTCTGCGCTGAAGTTTCAGAGACCGTTCCTTTGGAACAGCGTTTTGTTGCTTTGGAAAGGTTGAAAAGCGTTGCAGATTTTATAAGGATTGGAATCGGAAGTCTTTCTGGTGAATATCCAAAAAATGTGCGGCTGCTAGAAAAAACAGAAGATTAGACTGGTTCTTTTACCAGCGGAGGATTAAAATGGGACGAACAAAAGGTGGTAGCGGCGCAAAAAACGGCCGTGATTCAAACCCTAAATATTTGGGCGTTAAAAAATACAGTGGAGAAGTGGTAACTGCCGGTTCCATTCTTGTAAAGCAGCGCGGAACTCGTATTCACCCGGGTAACAATGTAAAGCGCGGTGGCGATGACACCCTGTTTTCTGTAGTTGACGGTGTTGTAAAGTACGGCGAACGCATGAACCGCAAGATT
Proteins encoded in this window:
- the rplU gene encoding 50S ribosomal protein L21, which encodes MYAVVEYKGNQYKAEKDAVLQVSKINDAKPGDTVTIDTVLLVSDGDKISVGTPYVKGAKVTVEVGETFKDKKVLVFKYKSKKDYHRLIGHREQYTTVTVKDVVLA
- a CDS encoding ribosomal-processing cysteine protease Prp; amino-acid sequence: MTEVLLVCRADGAFRSCRASGHALFASRGNDIVCAAETIILRTAIDFLEHSGGILVTKDTASRGKLLFCAEVSETVPLEQRFVALERLKSVADFIRIGIGSLSGEYPKNVRLLEKTED
- the rpmA gene encoding 50S ribosomal protein L27, whose product is MGRTKGGSGAKNGRDSNPKYLGVKKYSGEVVTAGSILVKQRGTRIHPGNNVKRGGDDTLFSVVDGVVKYGERMNRKIVSVEPVAEAGN